GGCATCGAGAATACGCGAACGGGCGGCCGAGAGATTCTCGGCAACGTTCTGCAGGTTGGCGATGGTGGTTTCGAAGCGGTTCTGCACCGCACCGAGGTCGCCGCGGATCGAGTCGATGGAGCCGAGAGCGGAGTCGATGCGCTTGATCGCCTCCTGGGCGCCGCTGGCGGTGGAAATATCGACCGAGTCAAGGCCTTGGGTATCCTTAGCGATGCCGGCGGCGGTGAAGCCGATGTCGGCCTGGGTACCGCCGATGGCGATGGTGTCGAGGGCCGAGAGTTCGATCTTGCCGCGCAGGGTGTCGCTGGCGGCGGCCGCGAAGTCGCCACTGCCGTTGTTGATACCGTCGGTGCCTGTGGTGAAGCCGGTGCCGCTCTCCTCGACCACAATGTTGCGGCCATCGGCAGCGGTCAGGGTCAGGGTGCTGCCGTCAGAGCTGGCGATGACGCCGGTCTGGCCGGAAACGGCGTTGATGGCATCGCGAACATCGGTGACGCTGAGGGCGGTCGACACGTCGGCGTTGTTGTAGACCGTCACGCCGTTCACCTTCAGGGTGTAGGTGTCACCGCTGGTGCCGCCGACGGCGGCGAAGGTCGTGTTGCCGCTGGTGGACGCCGTGGCGGTAAGACCGGCGATACCGGCGTCATTGATGGCTGCGGCCTTGGCGTAGGCCGAGTCGCCGCCACGGTAGGTCGTGTCGGTGCTGTGGGCGAAGTTGGCACTGTTGGCGATGTTGTAAGTAGCGCCGCCGCCGACGGAGATGGTGATGTCGGTAGCGTTGTTGGCGCTGACCTCGCTGCCGGTCCCCTTGGCGATGAAGCCTATGCTGGCGGCCTTGGCGCTGCCGATGGTGAAGGAGATGGTTTCACCGGCGTTGGCACCGACCTGGAAGGTCGCCCCGGAGAAGGAACCGTCGAGAACCCGGCGGCCGTTGAAGGTGGTGGTGGTGGCGATGCGGTCGAGTTCGCTCACCAGCTGGCTCACCTCGGCCTGCAGGGACTTGCGGTCGGAGCTGCTGTTGGTTTCATTTGCCGACTGCAGGGCCAGTTCACGCATGCGCTGCAGAATGTTGGTGCTCTCCTGCAGGGCACCTTCCGCCGTCTGGGCCAGGGAAATACCGTCGTTGGCATTGCGGGCGGCCTGGTTCAGGCCGCGGATCTGGGCCGTCATCCGGTTGGCGATGGCCAGGCCGGCGGCGTCGTCCTTGGCGCTGTTGATGCGCAGACCCGAAGAGAGGCGCTGCATCGATTTGGCCAAGGCTCCCTGAGACTTGTTGAGGTTACGCTGGGCGTTGAGAGAAGAGATGTTGGTGTTGATTGTCAGTGCCATTGTCCATTTCCTCCGTGAAGTGTTTTTTGGCGGGCTTCCGTGCCCGCTTTGGAACAGTGTGTCGAACCTCCATGGGGCGGCCACAATCCACGTTAGATGGTCAACCTCCTTGGCCAGGTATTCCCCGCGTTCACCGTCACGTATCGGTTGTTGCCGGAAATGGCTTTAGTTTTTTCTGGAGACAGGGGTAGGAAAGAAGCGGGTCAGTGCCTGGGAAATGGTGCAGAACAGTGAAGAGGGGGAGGCGTATTGGCTGGAACGGCGGAACAGGCGCAGGGAATCGTACCAGGGGGACGTTTCCAATGGCGAGAACCAGCGCCA
This window of the Geothermobacter ehrlichii genome carries:
- a CDS encoding flagellin N-terminal helical domain-containing protein produces the protein MALTINTNISSLNAQRNLNKSQGALAKSMQRLSSGLRINSAKDDAAGLAIANRMTAQIRGLNQAARNANDGISLAQTAEGALQESTNILQRMRELALQSANETNSSSDRKSLQAEVSQLVSELDRIATTTTFNGRRVLDGSFSGATFQVGANAGETISFTIGSAKAASIGFIAKGTGSEVSANNATDITISVGGGATYNIANSANFAHSTDTTYRGGDSAYAKAAAINDAGIAGLTATASTSGNTTFAAVGGTSGDTYTLKVNGVTVYNNADVSTALSVTDVRDAINAVSGQTGVIASSDGSTLTLTAADGRNIVVEESGTGFTTGTDGINNGSGDFAAAASDTLRGKIELSALDTIAIGGTQADIGFTAAGIAKDTQGLDSVDISTASGAQEAIKRIDSALGSIDSIRGDLGAVQNRFETTIANLQNVAENLSAARSRILDADIAQETASMTKSNILQQAGVAVLAQANQAPQLALSLLQ